A segment of the Crassostrea angulata isolate pt1a10 chromosome 10, ASM2561291v2, whole genome shotgun sequence genome:
AGATCCCCTGGACTGGGGGCGCTGAAGGTCCCTCTCCTACAACAAGAAGGAGTAGCTACAGTTAACTCATGGATACACAGGCAAATCATGTTAACagacaaaaaaatgtataatacaCAATACCCAGAGCAAGCCAACTTAAATACTAACATATCAAAGTAGAATTTGACATTGTATGTACATAAATCTTAAACTTGACCTTCGCAATCAATTCTTTCAGACTTTTCAATTTTACAGTTATCCTAGATAAATAGTTATACATATGGTACACAATGAATTAGCCTCTATCATAATGCCCCAAACACCAACCTAAACCCCCATCTCTCCTTCCAAAGTTAATGCTTCCTATAATGCTACCCCAAAATATTGGTAAAATTTGttcaatttaaatcatattgCTGGCTTGAGCATTCTTTACGAGAACATGGCAAAATCAAagcatttttatgaaaacaacaacagcaatcTACAACAGACAAGACTttcaaaaaagaataaaatatccTTACCAGCTGAGCGATCTGTTCGTGGGCCAGTGTCAGCTTCTTCCTCTCCTGATCCACTCGGTTCTTCTCCATGTCCAACTGAGTCTCTAGGAACACCTGTAAACAAATCCTCAGGTAATATAAACATCATCATTGGAAATCTGTACAAATACATTCCAAGAATGATGTCAGTCATCCGTAAACAAATTCTCTTGTCAAATGCAGAATGCATTTTGTACATGCTTTGTTTTTAATCTATCAGAAGCTGTGTGCTGGAGTTTTACCTTTTCTTTTCTGAGATCCGAGATTTCCTGTGACATCTGTTGTTTGATAGCCTCAATCTGAGCTGTTTCACTGAAAAGTAAAATCACAATATCAGACAGTGGATTCATCATTGATATTATTGTAAGTTAGTGTGTACTGTTTCAACTCGGTCTGAATCTTATTACACCCCGAGTATGATGACTTAAGCTGAGTAAAAACCCAGACTGGGTTTACTGTCTGAGTGAGGTTAATGTTACCGGTACCTGAATATCTACCAAGAATTTAACACCTTTAAGAATATAACTACCATTAACTGCACATTTTCAACACGATCAGTGTGCCACTAAACCAGCTACAAATCTTGCAGGCCATACATATTGTAAAGAAAGAACATTATCAAAGTCTGTCTTCCAataatataagaaatattttgtttaccatGTACACTGAACATTTGCAATGTTTCAgattcataaaaaagaaaacttcaATACTTAGGAGTATTAGGTGTCCATAAACTCCTTTGGACCTATGTAAGTTGATTGCGAGATGCTAGTCACTTTTCATGTAGAGGTGATACTGAACCACGTTCCTGCCATTTCTTGGCAGCCTACCTGTGTTTGGCATCCTCTAAGacctggatttttgtctttaacATCTCGAGCTGGGCAGTGAGTTGAGCTTTGTCCTGACGGAGACGACTGCTCTGAGATTCCAGGGACGCCACTTGAGTCGAAAGCTCCATCACTTTCTCATTGGCTGATCTCTCCTTCTCTGTTACCATAGCCAGCTGAGTCTGATTGTCCACTGTCAGaaaatttggtttttaaaatttttttatttatacatatgcaagtatatagagtaaaacacgcttataacgaagtcccagggacggacaattttacttcgttataaggCTGagcgtaatttgttatatccgtcaagattacaacatgaaataaagtCAAGGGGAATAAATATCACTTCACTgaaagcgtcaattcattataagcatgtttgctataactgtgttttactgtatatgtacattatctttcacaaaaaaaaaatttgatctcTAATCAAGAGCACAAAGTTACAAAGGTAGGTCACTAAAagcattatcaaatattaattttcttgaattcaCTTTCTAATGGATTAAAGGTAGGACTTCTAAATCACTCAATTATATCAATGGTATTCAAGATAAAAACTGTAATGACACCCCTTTCCCTCCCCCAATTCATTAAAGGTCCTCCACACACCTGGGAAAGTTCTGCAAACAAACATGAACTTCTAAATTACTTAAAGATATGGATTTGTTCCACTTGAAATGACtggaataaattcaatttttaaggaaaaatcaattttttgaatTGTAGTTCTatccatgaaaataaaattcccTGCAGTATTCGAACTCGGGACCTGCAGATTGGTAGATTGAAGCTACACCCATTGCACCACAGGGATAGAcaacaaatacattgtattgacGATATAAACTGTTTCACAATGTGTTTAAATCGCCATGTTGTGATgtactgtcataaaaagtagaagtcacaGGGTGTCAATGATCCTTATTTCTACAGTTCAGATTTCTTTcatcattcaaaacaaaataaaaggcAAGATGTTCTCTGAAATACAAACCAAGTCTGTCAGAGAGGTTCTTCTCGAGTTTCTCCCAGGATACGGACTGGGCGGCGTATGTAGACTGGAGGTTCTCTATCTGTCTCAGCAGGGGACGAGTGGCTGTAACACAAATATCAGGGGGTCAAGGTAACACAGATATCAGGGGGTCAAGGTAACACAGATATCAGGGGGTCAAAGGGGCTTGACAATGCAATACTTAATTGAAAGGAAagaaaggatttttaaaatgcttatttttttttaaatatcgatGTACGGGtaatgttaatgaaaaaaaattacatggcACATTTTAAGACTCAGCTTATGACATCACTGAATATTCATTAGTTGTTATAATCCAACATTTCATTTCTGGATGTTTTCAGGTAAGCAATATTGTTACCTGGtactaatgaaataaaatgaacaacaGAAAACAACACAATAGGAATCTCACCGGACGTAACATTTTGTGTAAGATCCTGGTTTCTTGCTTCATCCTCTTGTAAATGCTGCAAAAAGTACAAGATAATTTAGATTCCTTTACACTCACTTCCACTTAAATAAACAAGTCAAAATTCAATTAGGAATGTACAACACACAATTTCTCATGATTTATAATTACTCTACTTATTAACTTTGGACAGTCCTGACAATATATGGTATTATGCTCTGACATTAACTCTATAAATCATAGGATGTAACAGAACACAATATCTGGAGCAGGAATAAATAAGGATGATAGCATACCCTCTGTAGGTCAGAGATTTCCTGACGAAGCAGATCTTCTCGTCTGTTGTGTTCTTTCTCCATTCTGGATACTGTCAATCTCAGGTCCTCAATCTGTCAAAACAATATCAATGTCTGATCAATAATACATTGTATctgtttttaaatcattataacAGTAAAATAATAAAGCTCTCAGCACGTGCTGAGGTGTACATGTAACTGGGATGGTTCTAGTGGATCTTGGTAACAATGTGTTGTTTGTGAGAAGGTATTTTCTATGTCTTAGTTTTGACTCAGTAACATACTGTACTTTCCTATATCTTAGGTCTATGAATCTTTGTAATCTGAGTCctatctaaatacatgtaataaagcatctctttttatctcattttatgtcAATGAAATACACATAGCATATCTATATATCTTATTTCAATATCAATGAGATAGTATCTCTATACACCCCCACTCTATGGCAATGACAAAGTACTCCTATATCTTAATTCTATGTCATGGATAAGTATGTATGCACAACCTGTATCTCTTGGGTTAGGGTATTTTTTGGTCATTGAAAGAGTACATTTCAGTTTGATgtcaatgaaatattatttctgacaataagatattatttttgtttatctgAGTCTTAAGTAAATGAGATAGCATCTCTATATATCTCAGTCCTATGTCAGTGAGAGGGTATCTCTTTGTATCTCCCTCCTATGTAAATAAAATGGTATATCTGTATATCTCAGTCCTATATAAATAAGGTGATTTCTCTGTACATCTCGgctcttgttttttttacctGGGTGATGAGAGATTCTTTCTCCTGCTTGTTACTCTTGCGTTCCTGCTCGAGTTGTGCCTTGAGTTCCTCTCTGACCTGCATCTCGAGACTTAGAGCTGTCTCGGCTGCCTTGCTGTCCTGAGCAGCATTAGAGCGGTGTAATTCTGCTATTTCCCTGTGTACACAACATATAAATGTAAATCTCAGAtttcttgttgatatttttgaggattttcataccatttgatttatttttatgctGAATGAAAGTGGATACATACTTATAGGAGTTGTCCAGAGCTGTCTGTAGACCCCGAACTCTTTCTTGTGCATCCTCTAAATCACTCTGTTACAAAAAGTAGAACCATAtccattaaaaataaaagaaaatggcTATAAAATTTGTGTGGTTTTTGAATATACATCTATGTAGTGAATGTTTTAGTTCACATACTGACCTTTAGCTTGGATTTCTCTCTTTCTTGTTTCTGTACAGCTGAATTCAACTGATTGATAGCTTCTGTAAAGgagtttttcaaaaatatacttgAAAATATTCTCAGCAACTTTTTATACGGtaattaaaattcttttgtCAGGCCTATCACATCTCAAAGACTGGACACTGAATTCCTACATGGCTGTAATGTACAGATAGTTACAAACACAGTAGTATTCAAAGGTAAAAAACAGGATTAGAAAATCTGTGTAAAAATCTAAGTACCTGTAATAACTGTACAAGTTTATCAATGTATAAATGTCACAATCAAGGTCTTTTTCTGTAACATGACCCCTACACTCTGTTTGACGTTGGTTATAGAGCAACTGAATCATTGTTTCAAGTCTTACATAAGGTCTTGTTTATACAttacacaattttatttcattctttcGTATCTTTAGATTCAGTTAATCAGTTTTACCTGTCTGCTTCTTTTCTAGATCATCCTTGACCTCACACACCTTACGCAGGTGTTCCAACTCTGTCTTCTGCTCCTCCAACTTCTTCCTGTAGAAACATACACAAGAAGTCTAGTCGAAATCTAAATATCACAGCTTTACTAAATACCAGTGCAGTAAATAGAATAGGGATGAGATACACAATAAGGATTTATGTTAAgattatcatattattttcattatgtcaaatgtttcatttttacacaaaacttCACTACCATCATGCATTAAACCTTTacaatatcagtagtaaattgcatgaagaatttaatggtactaatttttttccacagaatttgcatataaataaggttaatcagtccaaaactagcacaCATTTCTGTGCGcaataaatacacattttatttcaCTGGGTGGCAGtgtagctcccaggtcatcCATCCAAATATTTTCAGACGAGGAGCTAAAACCCACAGCTAGCACATGGTGACTAAATAAGCCTTACTTTTGTGATGTGATGAGTGAGTCATTTTCCTTCTCCTTTGCTCGGAGTTTCTTGATAATGTTGTTACTCTGTAACTGTTGTTTTGAGAGCTTTTCCCCTGAAATATCAACAAGTAACCTTACACAAAACTCATCCACTGGAATCACTGATTTAATCTACACCAAAATCTGTCTCTCTCACATATCCTGTAAACCAGCTTTTATTTacatgcaagaaattttcacaagATTTGCGACAGCCTTCATTGCTAATATTTCTTGCCACGAATCAGTCATCAAACATCTCTTTAATATTATTCTCTAGAAAATCTACATAAAACATCTTAATTTCATGGTTACAGTATCAATAAGATCACAGCAACTATAGTACAGGTACACTGTAGTTCATTTAACATTCTATACCCGGTATCTGCAGAAACATTACTAATATGATTAACTCTAAATCTACTGATTCATATGTATAAGACACAGCCATGTTTGCTGACCTTCCTGTAGAAGCATTGCTTATACAATAAACTCTATATCTACTGATTTATATGTATAAGACACAGCCATGTTTGCTGACCTTCCTGTAGAAGCATTACTTATACCATAAACTCTATGTCTACTGATTTATATGTATAAGACACAGCCATGTTTGCTGACCTTCCTGTAGAAGCTCTGAGATCTGCTGGTCTTTCTCCTGAACCTGCTGAGAATTTTCTTTTGTTCTGAAAGACACACACAAATAAAATTTAGGACTCTACTCCTTTCATCAAATTAAATGTTACTTCTCCTATTttgaataacatttatttttcttaatcttcaaaggaaaataagaaaatttaaactccttttttcaaataaacataGACATTCAAATACTTAAAGCAAAACTTTTAATCATGTGTGGTAAATTTTGCAAGAtcaacatttcaaatatttttttccttaaaccAGTCATATGCTTGGTAgcccaaaaaataaaacaaacaagtttATGAAATGTTCATCAGGAAATAAGTAGATGAAAATAACAGCTGTTTTACAGAATTCCAATGATATGAATCAATCTCACGTGACTTACTGTTTGGCTAATTCCTCCTGAGTGTCTTGGAGCTGCTTCTTCATGCTGTCTTTCtcctaattaaaataaaaaaaatcttaatatccGCCTCTTTTTATGTTTAGTAAAGTGTTTTACTCTTACTCCGACATCTTTGAGGGTATGTGGAATGTTTGCATAGATGATCACGGCCTAACTCAATCCTTATATTGACTCACTACTAACCCGTATGACTTGGTTTATCTTCTTCTCGGCCTCCGAGAGCCTCTTTGTGAATTCAGAAGACACACTATTCACATcttctgtctctgtctctctcagTTCCTCTAACTGCTGAATTTGACtgcatcaaaatatgcagaatacatgtataaagcaattaaatatgttgttaaaatacatcatttttaaaagttgtttgatAAGTGATTTAATACCAATACATGTTGTATGCATTAGATAAATGAAATTTGACTTACTTAATCTCTAGATTACATGACAAAGGTTTATATTTGAGTTGGTAGTGTTATCGGTTGTTATTAAGTAAAACCTAGACCTGCACGCACAGTTCttaattgtgttttttaatGGAGATTTCAAAAGTGCTGCCATTATTCTTAAACTACCATGAAAAAAGAGTCCATCTAATTTTTTGACTCAAATACAGTAACCCAGTTttgatgaccttgacctacttGCGTAGTATGTTGTTGGTCTCCATCATGTCATTGTTGTCTTTACTGAGCTGTACCAGCTTGCTTTCTCTCGCCTGAAGAATCTCTGTTAATTCCGCAATTTTCTGTAACAATTATGACAGATCTTCAAAACAACAGTTGATACATCATCTTTCGTTAGTTAATCAATGTGCACTGATTAAACAGGTTTGAGATGCCGAGTTTGATACATATCATGCTTGTAATTAATACGTCCAGATTAAAATGATGTCAAGTCAGTAAAGATTTTTCAGATTAtcatatattatacctaaaaaaagacaggaaagaaaaataaagttataagcaaaatttGTCGAGTATTAAAGTTTTTTTAGTATGAATTCGGTGTTACTGAATTCTTACAACATGACGAATTGTTAACACAAATTTATATGGTTGTGCAATcataaaatcagtttaaaatatCACTGACATTATTATTgtaagcattaaaaaaaaaagaaaaagaattgtGCACAGATTTTATAATATCCTTATCTTCATTTGATATAAACAAGCATTCATAAAGCTTCAAAGCATTTAGTACAACtattattgctttttaaaataaaatttctgagTACAAATAACAATAAGATGGAAAGCTGTTGTACACAGTGAATCCACTTATCTGGAAAGCTCTCCAAGAATTTACAGGTATTACACATATCTCTGGTCTTCCATTACTTACACAGGTTAGAGGAGCATGAAATTTATTTAGTGATTTACATACAATGAAGCAACactgaaaatgaaatgattGTCACATTAAATGAGCTTGTGGTTAAGTGCTAGAAACCCACACAACACAGAAAGCTACCACCCTCAAACAACATCTAATGGGGACCCCACAGAAACCTGCAGAGACGCCGCATCCCACAGAAACCTGCCAGGACGCTGCACCCCACAGAAACCTGCAAGGATGCCTCATCCCAGAAAAACCTGCGAGGACGCCGCACCCCACAGAAACATGCGAGGATGCCGCACCCCACAGAAACATGCGAGGATGCCGCACCCCACAGAAACCTGCGAGGATGCTGGTTCATTGATCAAGGAAGAATGAGACACTTTTATCTTGTGATGCACTTCGCTTTTGAAGGACAAGCAATAAAATTAACCCTCTTAACTTAATAATGATTATCTTCATCATAGAATCTAACAGTGCATCTTCATTGGTAAGAGCACTGGCTTATGATCTGTAAGTTAGATGTTTGATTCCTTCTGCAATCTTCacctttacaaaaatattataatagatTTACTGATATTGGTTTATTcagaacattttaaaattatgagtGATTATATCATAGATACAATTTACTTTTGTCTATATGAAGATTTCAGTGTCccattttccttaaaatagtaTAATTTTAAATGCTGATAATATTGTtacatttgatttaaattagaactatgaaatatttttaataatttatttgacAATCAATCATAATGACTGCTTTTTAATCATAGAGCAAATTAAATAGATATTTTTGCGTGAATCTCTTTGGAGGTAAGAGGGAGTGTTTTTCTTGGTCCCCATTTAGAAGTTGTGTGACATTTGACCCCTACACAAACCCTGACCTGTTGGTACGTAACATCACTGTTAGTGGTGTCCGAGTTCTCCGGAACGGTCTGTAACTGAAATACACAGCGGGCTGTAACTCAGTTATATAGCGCTAGCTCCGTAACTCTCACACTTCCTATTACTGCCACTCCACAACTCACTACAATCTATGCTCTACTAAaatctatttcaaataaaaattatctgAAAAAATTTCAACGCTGCTTTTtagattacatgtatgtaggaTTTTTACCATTCTGTAAAATGTAGGAACAATATTTCATGCAGAGCACTTTTCTGCATTCATTTGAACTGAAATCACATACACACACATTATACCATGCAGATTGAATTCTCATCACACCAATCAGATTAATGCCTGAGAAGCTGTCCATGCTACGCCACACTGGAATAATATCATCATTACAACAGGTGTACTTAGAGCTCAGCTCCATGCATAGCACGGCTAATAGTACCAGTACATAACAGTGGCTGCTTATCCTCATATCACATATCATTCTTCAGTAGCCAAACCAAAAATGTTAGTTGCAAACAATTAGCATcattacatgtaactacaaGTATTATGTTGAAACAAGCTTCAAACAACAAGCCAAGACCACCTACTTCCTGATGTTATTAGAGGTCACCTGTACGGACAATACAGGTATATAGTGTTACCTTATACAGGTGTATAGCGTTACCTTTATCAGCTTCTGCTGCTGGTCATTCTCAAAATGTTCACTCAGCGGAAATAGGTCATGTCTTCCACCTATCAAAAGATTTATCATTTGTTCAAAACATTATTGTACATCTACTAattaacaagtacatgtaccatagcAGTACAAAATGTCCTCTAATGTTCAAGAGAGAGTTATCAtgtgaaatttaaacaatatccaTAGCAAAATTACTTTCTTATATTATCTGaactttaaaagaaagaaaagggCAAAAAGGAAAATCCTGTATGAAATATTCTATGAAATATTTCTTCACCTTCCTGCATAGAGTGAGCCCCTCTTCGATCCTCCTCGTCCTGGTAATCCCTCCCCGGGCTCAGCTGCTCAAACTGACCCTCTCTGCTGTTAGTACTGGAGCTTGACTggctgtctgtccgtctgtggGTGGGGCTTCCTCCCCGCCTCGCCGTCTTCTGCAGGGATATCTTCAAGGGGGACAGGTCCACCATTCTGGACCCGTCTCCATTGGATGTTGGGGTGGATATGATTTCTATGTCGGATGAAGTGGTGGTTGATATCTCGTCCCCTGAGTCGTGACCGCCCGTGCTGCGGGAACATTCAGATTTGGATGGCGTGTCGCTGCCAGTATCTTCCAGTTTAGCGCTGTCATCCATGGCGTCTTCAATCATGCACTTCACATAGGAACTACTGGGAGAAATTTCCTCCAGTCTCTTCGAGATTTCGTCATCTTGATTTTCAGTGGAATCAGGAATGTTTTCTGTTGTGTCGTCCTCAGGAATGCTGTCATCGGATTTCGTCATTTTCTGACCAACAACTGTTTCATCGGATGTATACGTGTCTAAACTACTGTCGAGTTTGTTAGTGTCTGAATCTGTACCACCAAGAGAGCTCGCTGTGGACGGGCTGAGTGGTAAATCAGACATTTTATACTGGTCAATGTCTAATGCACTAGATGGAATGTCCACAGGTTGAGATTTACTTTCATTCTCGGTAACACCCTCAGTGTTATCAGCAGGACTAGTTTCTTTCATGTCTTTTTCACATATTGAAGTTCCCAAGTTTGACTCTTGATCATTTCCTTTATCCATTTTTCCTACATTTTCACCATCTTCCAAATCTTTATTTAGAATTCCCACTTTGTCCTTTCCGATACTGTTATCACCTAAATCCTGAAAACTTCCACTATCCTCCACTGTCTGCTGAGTCTGATCTTCAGGATACGGCTCTGACTCATTTTTCACATCACCATTTGTTCCTTCTTTTTCTTCTGAAATGTCTAATACTTCTACTGAATCAGAATTGTGTACCTCTAAAGGAGTCGTTGCTACAGGAATCATTGATGACAGTTCTCCAGTGTTTATCTGTTCATTATTCTCCATTTCTTCTGACTTTTCTCCTGACTCAGGGACACCAAGTAATGGTGACTCCCTGGCAGTGCTATCTGATTCTACCATGCTGAAATTGGAATGTGTACTTTCTACAGAATCCATAGACTTATTATGACTTTTCTGTTGATCTAATGGGTCCTCTGTTAATCTGTTTTCATCTGATATCTTATccatttcagaattttttatacTCTGAGTCAATATTATTTCACTCTCGTCAACAACAGCTTTATTTTCCTGCGAGTAGGAAGCTTTTACTGATTCACTCTCTTCTGAGATCCGATCACTCTCTAATTCCACATCTGACTTAGCCCCCACATTTTCCTCCTGCTCCTTGTCTGTCTTTTCACTGTGGGTGCTTGATTTCAATTTCAGCGCCCCCTTCTTACTGTTTGGTGGTGGTCCTCCAGACTTTGTGACTGGTGGTTTCACCTCTGTCTTTTCACCTGTGGGGGTCTTTGATGACTTTACCTGGTCTGGTTTGGTTTGTTTGGTGAAGCTGGTATCCATGCCCCAGGGCATGGACCACGCACTTCTGCTGTCCCCCTCCCCCTCAGACTTCCCCTTGTCCGATACAAAGGACCCCCATGAGGACCAGGATGAGCCTGTGTCATGCTCTGTTTTGGGTTCTTCCCTTTTCTTCGCTTCTTTGCTGTCTAGAAAAACAGAGTTCTGATGTTATTTTTTGGTAGTATTAATGCTTTCCAATGTTTAGAAGTTGTTGCATAGtggtgtaatttttgttttattgcaaaaattttACCTAAgtattgaaattgattttttgattaattgaaaaaaaaattgaaaaaaatctatttagAGCATTGATACATAGTAGTGACAGTACAAATGGTaatgtttaacaattttaagACAACCTAGCAggactttaaaaaacaaatgtaactAAGAGCAAATAACCCCCCAAGCATTGCATGCTTTACCAGAGACAAGTCTACCTGTGACAGTCGGAGACCCTCCACTAGCCTCATCCTCTGTAATGTCCAGAACTTTGTCAATCTTTTTCTGGGCATTCTTCAGAGCCTGTGTTGCAAAGCTGGAGATACCAGTTGAGTCCCACCAGCTCATTGTCAAGTGCTATTCAGAT
Coding sequences within it:
- the LOC128166693 gene encoding TATA element modulatory factor-like isoform X2, translating into MSWWDSTGISSFATQALKNAQKKIDKVLDITEDEASGGSPTVTDSKEAKKREEPKTEHDTGSSWSSWGSFVSDKGKSEGEGDSRSAWSMPWGMDTSFTKQTKPDQVKSSKTPTGEKTEVKPPVTKSGGPPPNSKKGALKLKSSTHSEKTDKEQEENVGAKSDVELESDRISEESESVKASYSQENKAVVDESEIILTQSIKNSEMDKISDENRLTEDPLDQQKSHNKSMDSVESTHSNFSMVESDSTARESPLLGVPESGEKSEEMENNEQINTGELSSMIPVATTPLEVHNSDSVEVLDISEEKEGTNGDVKNESEPYPEDQTQQTVEDSGSFQDLGDNSIGKDKVGILNKDLEDGENVGKMDKGNDQESNLGTSICEKDMKETSPADNTEGVTENESKSQPVDIPSSALDIDQYKMSDLPLSPSTASSLGGTDSDTNKLDSSLDTYTSDETVVGQKMTKSDDSIPEDDTTENIPDSTENQDDEISKRLEEISPSSSYVKCMIEDAMDDSAKLEDTGSDTPSKSECSRSTGGHDSGDEISTTTSSDIEIISTPTSNGDGSRMVDLSPLKISLQKTARRGGSPTHRRTDSQSSSSTNSREGQFEQLSPGRDYQDEEDRRGAHSMQEGGRHDLFPLSEHFENDQQQKLIKKIAELTEILQARESKLVQLSKDNNDMMETNNILRNQIQQLEELRETETEDVNSVSSEFTKRLSEAEKKINQVIREKDSMKKQLQDTQEELAKQTKENSQQVQEKDQQISELLQEGEKLSKQQLQSNNIIKKLRAKEKENDSLITSQKKKLEEQKTELEHLRKVCEVKDDLEKKQTEAINQLNSAVQKQEREKSKLKSDLEDAQERVRGLQTALDNSYKEIAELHRSNAAQDSKAAETALSLEMQVREELKAQLEQERKSNKQEKESLITQIEDLRLTVSRMEKEHNRREDLLRQEISDLQRHLQEDEARNQDLTQNVTSATRPLLRQIENLQSTYAAQSVSWEKLEKNLSDRLVDNQTQLAMVTEKERSANEKVMELSTQVASLESQSSRLRQDKAQLTAQLEMLKTKIQVLEDAKHSETAQIEAIKQQMSQEISDLRKEKVFLETQLDMEKNRVDQERKKLTLAHEQIAQLERDLQRPQSRGSVSPQSVSRSESVAGDPGPMSISFSQDDLERSFVMSPVSSRSTLYESVRQGGGATNLIDSLQSQLKQRDGEIFQLRSDIQQLERTRESMARELVNLTNQNEEIMEKIEELPLLKKQYEELNQRYDALLQMYGEKVEEADELRLDLQDVKEMYKLQIDHLLAK
- the LOC128166693 gene encoding TATA element modulatory factor-like isoform X1 is translated as MSWWDSTGISSFATQALKNAQKKIDKVLDITEDEASGGSPTVTDSKEAKKREEPKTEHDTGSSWSSWGSFVSDKGKSEGEGDSRSAWSMPWGMDTSFTKQTKPDQVKSSKTPTGEKTEVKPPVTKSGGPPPNSKKGALKLKSSTHSEKTDKEQEENVGAKSDVELESDRISEESESVKASYSQENKAVVDESEIILTQSIKNSEMDKISDENRLTEDPLDQQKSHNKSMDSVESTHSNFSMVESDSTARESPLLGVPESGEKSEEMENNEQINTGELSSMIPVATTPLEVHNSDSVEVLDISEEKEGTNGDVKNESEPYPEDQTQQTVEDSGSFQDLGDNSIGKDKVGILNKDLEDGENVGKMDKGNDQESNLGTSICEKDMKETSPADNTEGVTENESKSQPVDIPSSALDIDQYKMSDLPLSPSTASSLGGTDSDTNKLDSSLDTYTSDETVVGQKMTKSDDSIPEDDTTENIPDSTENQDDEISKRLEEISPSSSYVKCMIEDAMDDSAKLEDTGSDTPSKSECSRSTGGHDSGDEISTTTSSDIEIISTPTSNGDGSRMVDLSPLKISLQKTARRGGSPTHRRTDSQSSSSTNSREGQFEQLSPGRDYQDEEDRRGAHSMQEGGRHDLFPLSEHFENDQQQKLIKLQTVPENSDTTNSDVTYQQKIAELTEILQARESKLVQLSKDNNDMMETNNILRNQIQQLEELRETETEDVNSVSSEFTKRLSEAEKKINQVIREKDSMKKQLQDTQEELAKQTKENSQQVQEKDQQISELLQEGEKLSKQQLQSNNIIKKLRAKEKENDSLITSQKKKLEEQKTELEHLRKVCEVKDDLEKKQTEAINQLNSAVQKQEREKSKLKSDLEDAQERVRGLQTALDNSYKEIAELHRSNAAQDSKAAETALSLEMQVREELKAQLEQERKSNKQEKESLITQIEDLRLTVSRMEKEHNRREDLLRQEISDLQRHLQEDEARNQDLTQNVTSATRPLLRQIENLQSTYAAQSVSWEKLEKNLSDRLVDNQTQLAMVTEKERSANEKVMELSTQVASLESQSSRLRQDKAQLTAQLEMLKTKIQVLEDAKHSETAQIEAIKQQMSQEISDLRKEKVFLETQLDMEKNRVDQERKKLTLAHEQIAQLERDLQRPQSRGSVSPQSVSRSESVAGDPGPMSISFSQDDLERSFVMSPVSSRSTLYESVRQGGGATNLIDSLQSQLKQRDGEIFQLRSDIQQLERTRESMARELVNLTNQNEEIMEKIEELPLLKKQYEELNQRYDALLQMYGEKVEEADELRLDLQDVKEMYKLQIDHLLAK